The Acidobacteriota bacterium nucleotide sequence CCTTACCCTGCTGGAGAAGAACCACCAGGATGAGAAAAATGCAGACCAGGACGTGAATCGTAGAGAGTAGGTAAATCACCGTTGTGAACCTCCGAGGTTGAACGTCGCCGACGAACCTCCGCCGTCAGGCGCAAGCGCCAATGATAGCGAGGAACGGCTTCGGGTCAAGGCTCGCTCCTCCGACGAGGAAACCATCGAGGTCCGGTTGAGCGAAGAGTTCACCGGCATTGGCGGGTTTGGCGGAGCCGCCATAGAGGATGCGGGTGGTGTCGGCGATGACCGGCCCGAAGCGGTCCGCCAGGCCTTGGCGGAGGAAGGCATGGGCCTCCTGGGCTTGGACCGGGGAAGCGGTATCGCCGGTGCCGATCGCCCAAATGGGTTCGTAGGCGAGTACGAATCCCTCGGGCAGGGCTGCCCGGGCTGAGGCGAGCTGCCGGTCGAGGACTTCGAAGGTCTTGCCGTAGCGGCGTTCGTCGGCGGTTTCGCCGAGGCATAGCACGGGGGTGAGGCCGTGGCGGCCGGCGGCGGCGACTTTTTGCGCCACCAGGTCATCGCTTTCGCCGTGGTCCTGGCGCCGTTCGCTATGGCCGCACAGCACCCATTGGCAACCGGCGTCGACCAGGTGGTGGCCGGAGACATCGCCGGTGTGGGCTCCGGAGTCCGCCGGATGGAGGTCCTGCGCCCCCCAGGCGGCGACGGAGCCGGCCTCACCGGAGTCAGCGCCGGCGTCGAAGAGGGTGGCACCGGTTTCGGCAGTTTCGGCAGTGGAAACGCCGAGGCCGCGGGCGACGGTGTCGAGCAGTGGGTAGGGCGGGAAGATCACCACTTCGACTCCCCGGATGTCGCCCGCCCCCAGGCGGCGGCAGAAGTTCTCGGCGTCGGCCCGCAACAGGTTCATCTTCCAGTTGCCGGCGACCAGCGGCTTGCGGCTCATCAATCGATCTCCAGGGCCGCAATGCCCGGTAGCTTCTTGCCGGCGAGGAATTCGAGGGAAGCACCACCGCCGGTGGAGACGTGGCCCAGTTCGTCGGCCACCCCAGCTTGGCGCGCAGCGGCGACGGTTTCGCCTCCCCCGATCACCGTAAAGGCGTCTCCGCCGGCCAACGCAGCGGCCACGGCGCGGGTGCCTTGGTCGAAAGGTTCTTTCTCGAACACTCCCAGCGGGCCGTTCCAGAACAGCGTTCTGGCCTGGGCGACGGCCCCGGCGAAGGCGCGGCGGGACTCCATTCCGATGTCTACGGCCTTCCAGTCGCCGGGCACCGCGTCCACCCCTACGGAGGTGACCGTGGTGGGCTGATTCAGATCGTCGGTGACGACCAGGTCGACCGGCAGCCTCACCTCGACACCGCGGTCTTTGGCGTCCTGCAAGATGGAGCCGGCCATTTCCACCCGCTCGTTTTCCACCAGCGAATCGCCGAGATCGTGGCCCTGGGCGACCAGGAAGGTATTGGCCATACCGCCGCCCACCAGCAGCAGATCAAGGCGTGGCAGGAGGTTCTGCAGGGTGTCGATCTTGCCGCCGATCTTGGCCCCTCCGAGGATCGCCGCGAAGGGTCGCTCCGGCGCATCGAGGAGACGGCCGAGGGCCTTCACTTCGCGCTCGATGAGGCGGCCGGCGGCGCGGTGCTCCAGCCGCTCGGCAACCCCAACGACGGAACCGTGGGCGCGATGGGCGGTACCGAAAGCATCGTT carries:
- the tpiA gene encoding triose-phosphate isomerase, with translation MSRKPLVAGNWKMNLLRADAENFCRRLGAGDIRGVEVVIFPPYPLLDTVARGLGVSTAETAETGATLFDAGADSGEAGSVAAWGAQDLHPADSGAHTGDVSGHHLVDAGCQWVLCGHSERRQDHGESDDLVAQKVAAAGRHGLTPVLCLGETADERRYGKTFEVLDRQLASARAALPEGFVLAYEPIWAIGTGDTASPVQAQEAHAFLRQGLADRFGPVIADTTRILYGGSAKPANAGELFAQPDLDGFLVGGASLDPKPFLAIIGACA
- a CDS encoding phosphoglycerate kinase, producing the protein MTRLLTLDDLKPLAAGTAVFVRVDFNVPLTDEGKVIDDTRIVEALPTLRELIDADCRLILGSHCGRPKGNPDPRYSLRPVADALAEHLGQPVAFAEDAVGESAEKTVAGLSNGRVCLLENLRFESGETANEPAFAERLAGFAEAYVNDAFGTAHRAHGSVVGVAERLEHRAAGRLIEREVKALGRLLDAPERPFAAILGGAKIGGKIDTLQNLLPRLDLLLVGGGMANTFLVAQGHDLGDSLVENERVEMAGSILQDAKDRGVEVRLPVDLVVTDDLNQPTTVTSVGVDAVPGDWKAVDIGMESRRAFAGAVAQARTLFWNGPLGVFEKEPFDQGTRAVAAALAGGDAFTVIGGGETVAAARQAGVADELGHVSTGGGASLEFLAGKKLPGIAALEID